The region AGACTCAATTCAATTTAGGATAAACTAACAGCAGATTCAGTTTATGACACTTTAACATCTGTTTCAATTTGGGATAGTCCAATGTCTGATTCGGTTTATAATAATACTCCATCAATTCAGATTAGAATGCATTAACATTCTAGGATACTTGGTGTGATAGTCTAATACTATCAACACTGGTTTATTCCAGTTGAATTAGAGTGGAAGGAGTCAGTGAagggaagtgagtcagtgaggtgaagtgagtcagtgaagtggggacgcagggttattaactgttcctaggatcaaaaagatcacagcaggtggaagagccttttcttttaaagctccacaattgtggaataatcttcctgcctctattcgggactcagacacagtctcaatgtttaaaactcgattaaagactcatctgtttagtttggccttttgattaatctgttacatagttactacatctcgtatcttttctccgaggttcacctggagagtaacattgcagtcggagcctacaataccagcatcgctgctccgacatggaatgaaagcctggcgttcatcaacagacatttacagtgacaatatcaaaacccagaactttcatttttactctacttagtctgattgtgtgatttgtgtgtgacttgtgtatttgtctgtattttgtgtaatttgtgtgttaacgggccgcccaatggaggatgggttcccttttgagtcttggttctcccgaggtttcttcctaatccccaccatcatagggagtttttcctcgccactgtcgcctttggcttgctcattagggttctggacccatagtattgttaaccttttaaatcctgtaaagcgctttgtgacaacatgtgttgtgaaaagcactaaacaaataaactttgatttgatttgatttgaagtgagtcagtgaagggaagtgagtcagtgaagggaagtgagtcagtgagtgaagggaagtgagtcagtgaggtgaagtgagtcagtgaagggAAGTGAGTCACTGAGGGGAAGTGAGTCAGTGTAGGGAAGTGAGTCAGTGTagggaagtgagtcagtgaagtgAACTGAGTCAGTGAagggaagtgagtcagtgaggtgaagtgagtcagtgaggggaagtgagtcagtgaggggaagtgagtcagtgaagtgagtcagtgaggtgaagtgagtcagtgaagtgaagtgagtcagtgaggtgaagtgagtcagtgaggtgaagtgagtcagtgaagtgaagtgagtcagtgaagtgagtcagtgaggtgaagtgagtcagtgaggtgaagtgagtcagtgaagggaagtgagtcagtgaagagaagtgagtcagtgaggtgaagtgagtcagtgaggggaagtgagtcagtgaagtgagtcagtgaggtgaagtgaatcagtgaagtgaagtgagtcagtgaggtgaagtgagtcagtgaggggaagtgagtcagtgaagtgaagtgagtcagtgaagtgagtcagtgaagtgaagtgagtcagtgaggtgaagtgagtcagtgaagggaagtgagtcagtgaagggaagtgaatcagtgaagtgaagtgagtcagtgaagtgagtcagtgaagtgaagtgagtcagtgaagtgAATCAGTGAAGGGAAGTGAGTCATTGAggggaagtgagtcagtgaggtgaagtgaaTCAATGAAGGGACGTGAGTCAGTGAAGTGAAtcagtgaagtgaagtgagtcagtgaggtgaagtgaagtgaatcagtgaagtgaagtgagtcggtgaagtgagtcagtgaagtgaagtgagtcagtgaggggaagtgagtcagtgaagtgagtcagtgaagggaagtgagtcagtgaagtgaagtgagtcagtgaggtgaagtgagtcagtgaagtgagtcagtgaggtgaagtgagtcagtgaggtgaagtgagtcagtgaagggaagtgagtcagtgaagggaagtgagtcagtgaagtgaagtgagtcagtgaattgagtcagtgaggtgaagtgagtcagtgaggggaagtgagtcagtgaagtgagtcagtgaggtgaagtgaatcagtgaagtgaagtgagtcagtgaagtgaagtgagtcagtgaggtgaagtgagtcagtgaggggaagtgagtcagtgaagtgaagtgagtcagtgaagtgagtcagtgaggtgaagtgagtcagtgaggtgaagtgagtcagtgaagggaagtgaatcagtgaagtgaagtgaatcagtgaagtgaagtgaatcagtgaagtgaagtaagtcggtgaagtgagtcagtgaagtgaagtgaaTCAGTGAAGGGAAGTGAGTCATTGAggggaagtgagtcagtgaggtgaagtgaaTCAATGAAGGGACGTGAGTCAGTGAAGTGAAtcagtgaagtgaagtgagtcagtgaggtgaagtgaatcagtgaagtgaagtgaatcagtgaagtgaagtgagTCGGTGAAGTCAgtcagtgaagtgaagtgagtcagtgaggggaagtgagtcagtgaagtgagtcagtgaggggaagtgagtcagtgaagtgaagtgagtcagtgaagtgagtcagtgaggtgaagtgagtcagtgaggtgaagtgagtcagtgaagggaagtgagtcagtgaagggaagtgagtcagtgaagtgaagtgaagtgagtcagtgaagtgagtcagtgaggtgaagtgagtcagtgaggggaagtgagtcagtgaagtgaagtgagtcggtgaagtgagtcagtgaagtgaagtgaaTCAGTGAAGGGAAGTGAGTCATTGAggggaagtgagtcagtgaggtgaagtgaaTCAATGAAGGGACGTGAGTCAGTGAAGTGAAtcagtgaagtgaagtgagtcagtgaggtgaagtgaatcagtgaagtgaagtgaatcagtgaagtgaagtgagTCGGTGAAGCGAgtcagtgaagtgaagtgagtcagtgaggggaagtgagtcagtgaagtgagtcagtgaggggaagtgagtcagtgaagtgaagtgagtcagtgaagtgagtcagtgaggtgaagtgagtcagtgaagggaagtgagtcagtgaagtgaagtgaagtgagtcagtgaagtgagtcagtgaggtgaagtgagtcagtgaggggaagtgagtcagtgaggggaagtgagtcagtgaagtgagtcagtgaagtgagtcagtgaggtgaagtgaatcagtgaggtgaagtgaatcagtgaagtgaagtgagtcagtgaggtgaagtgagtcagtgaggggaagtgagtcagtgaagtgaagtgagtcagtgaagtgagtcagtgaggtgaagtgagtcagtgaagggaagtgaatcagtgaagtgcagtgaatcagtgaagtgaagtgaatcagtgaagtgaagtgagtcggtgaagtgagtcagtgaagtgaagtgaaTCAGTGAAGGGAAGTGAGTCATTGAggggaagtgagtcagtgaggtgaagtgaaTCAATGAAGGGACGTGAGTCAGTGAAGTGAAtcagtgaagtgaagtgagtcagtgaggtgaagtgaaTCAGTGAAGTAAAtcagtgaagtgaagtgaatcagtgaagtgaagtgagtcggtgaagtgagtcagtgaagtgaagtgagtcagtgaggtgaagtgagtcagtgaagggaagtgagtcagtgaagttAAGTGAGTCCTGCTGCTCAGTGCTTTACCATCTCCTGCACGCACATTCAGCTTCATTCTTcacatcatcatcctcatcctcctgccacacctctctgctcctcatcacacctccatcactcctccaccactcctccatcaATCCTGCACTGCTCTCATTTTCATCCCTCTTTTCTGTCCTGTTGGTTCATCCCTCTCTTCTTGTTCTCTTTTCTGTCCTGTTGGTTCTTCCATCTCTTCCTGTCCTCTTTCCTGTCTTGTTGGTTCATCCATTTCTACTTCTCCTCTTTCCTGTCCTGTTGGTTCATCGCTCTCTTCTTGTCCTCTTTCCTGTCCTGTTGGTTCATCCCTCTCTTCTTGTCCTCTTGGTTCATCCCTCTCTTCCTGTCCTCTTTCCTGTTCTGTTAGTTTGTCCCTCTCTTCCTGTCCTCTTTTCTGTCCTCTTGGTTCATCCCTTTCTTCTTGTCCTCTTTTCTGTCCTGTTGGTTTGTCCCTCTCTTCCTGTCCTCTTTTCTGTTCTGTTGGTTCATCCCTCTCTACCTGTCCTCTTTTCTGTTCTGTTGTATCATCCCTCTCTTCTTGTCCTGTTGGTTCATCCCTTTCTTCTTGTCCTCTTTTCTGTCCTGTTGGTTTGTCCCTCTCTTCCTGTCCTCTTTTCTGTTCTGTTGGTTCATCCCTCTCTACCTGTCCTCTTTTCTGTTCTGTTGGTtcatctgtctcttcctctcctctttcctGTCCTGTTGGTTCATCCCTCTCTTCTTGTTCTCTTTTCTGTCCTGTTGGTTCTTCCATCTCTTCCTGTCCTCTTTCCTGTCTTGTTGGTTCATCCATTTCTACTTCTCCTCTTTCCTGTCCTGTTGGTTCATCGCTCTCTTCTTGTCCTCTTTCCTGTCCTGTTGGTTCATCCCTCTCTTCTTGTCCTCTTGGTTCATCCCTCTTTTCCTGTCCTCTTTCCTGTTCTGTTAGTTTGTCCCTCTCTTCCTGTCCTCTTTCCTGTCCTGTTGCTTCATCTCGCTCTACCTGTCCTCTTTTCTGTTCTGTTGGTTCATccgtctcttcctctcctctttcctGTCCTGTTGGTTCATCCCTCTCTTCTTGTCCTCTTTTCTGTCCTGTTGGTTCAtccatctcttcctctcctctttcctGTCCTGTTGGTTCATCCCTCTCTTCTTGTCCTCTTTTCTGTTCTGTTAGTTTGTCCCTCTCTTCCTGTCCTCTTTTCTGTCCTGTTGGTtcatctgtctcttcctctcctctttcctGTCCTGTTGGTTCATCCCTCTCTTCTTGTTCTCTTTTCTGTTCTGTTggttcatccctctctccctgtcctcttTTCTGCTCTGTTAGTTTGTccgtctcttcctctcctctttcctGTCCTGTTGGTTCATCCCTCTCCTCTTGTTCTCTTTCCTGTCCTGTTGGTtcatccctctcttcctctcctctttctccttcttctgTTTTCAGGATTTTTGCTTTACcttacaaacaaacacatgtacatcagtcatttggcagaggtgtcaagtaactAATACTTCGTTACCTTACTTAAGTTTAAATTTTGGGTATCTATACTTTTctggagtaattatttttcatctgactttttacttctactccttacatttttgTGCAATTATCTCTACGTTCTACTCCCTATGTTTTACGAGTTACTTCATTACTCCTGTTTCATTTTGGCTTGTTCTTAATCTGGCTTATCATCGTTAACTATCCAGATAAATTATGACATCCAGATAGAGTGGATCagaagtatacacacacacacaccctaccgctccacacacaccttactGCTCCACTTACtgctccactcacacaccatactgctccacacacacacagcctactgCTTAGTTCATGTTCCATCACACGTCACACTCCATCAATGACACAGCAGACATGAGTAGCTTAGTATGATGATGTTCATGGCAAAGACTCGAGAACTCGAGAGAAATGTCCCAACGAAGCACCAGCGAGGAGGCTGATATCCAGGAAGACCAACTAACCCGTACTTTATATCAAAAGCTCTCCATTATAGGGTTTTGAAATATTTGTCTTGTCATCTATGTATTTGTCGTCATGGTAATATATGTTTTGTGTGGTGCACCACTccctcactgcccctcccccaccaccgtgacacacacaccctaccactccactcacacacaccctaccactccactcacacacaccctaccactccacacacacacaccctaccactccactcacacacaccctaccactccactcacacacaccctaccactccactcacacacaccctaccactccacacacacaccctaccactccactcacacacaccctaccactccacacacacaccctaccactccactcacacacaccctaccactccactcacacacaccctaccactccactcacacaccctaccgctccactcacacacaccctaccactccacacacacaccctaccactccacacacacaccctaccactccactcacacacaccctaccactccacacacacaccctaccactccactcacacacaccctaccactccactcacacaccctaccactccacacacacaccctaccactccactcacacacaccctaccactccactcacacacaccctaccactccacacacacaccctaccactccacacacacacaccctaccactccactcacacaccctaccactccacacacacaccctaccactccacacacacaccctaccactccacacacacacaccctaccactccactcacacacaccctaccactccactcacacacaccctaccactccactcacacaccctaccactccactcacacacaccctaccactccactcacacacaccctaccactccacacacacaccctaccactccactcacacaccctaccactccacacacacaccctaccactccactcacacacaccctaccactccactcacacaccctaccactccacacacacaccctaccactccactcacacacaccctaccactccactcacacaccctaccactccactcacacacaccctaccactccactcacacacaccctaccactccacacacacaccctaccactccacacacacaccctaccactccacacacacacaccctaccactccactcacacaccctaccactccactcacacaccctaccactccactcacacacaccctaccactccacacacacaccctaccactccactcacacacaccctaccactccactcacacacaccctaccactccactcacacacaccctaccactccacacacacacaccctaccactccacacacacaccctaccactccactcacacaccctaccactccacacacacacaccctaccactccactcacacaccctaccactccactcacacaccctaccactccactcacacaccctaccactccacacacacacaccctaccactccactcacacacaccctaccactccacacacacaccctaccactccacacacacacaccctaccactccactcacacaccctaccactccacacacacaccctaccactccacacacacaccctaccactccactcacacacaccctaccactccactcacacacaccctaccactccacacacacaccctaccactccactcacacacaccctaccactccactcacacacaccctaccactccactcacacacaccctaccactccactcacacacaccctaccactccactcacacaccctcccccaccaccgtgacacacacaccctaccactccacacacacaccctaccactccactcacacacaccctaccactccactcacacaccctcccccaccaccgtgacacacacaccctaccactccacacacacacaccctaccactccacacacacacacaccctaccactccacacacacaccctaccactccactcacacaccctcccccaccaccgtgacacacacaccctaccactccacacacacacaccctaccactccactcacacacaccctaccactccactcacacaccctaccactccactcacacacaccctaccactccacacacacaccctaccactccacacacacaccctaccactccacacacacacaccctaccactccactcacacaccctaccactccactcacacacaccctaccactccacacacacacaccctaccactccactcacacacaccctaccactccactcacacaccctcccccaccaccgtgacacacacaccctaccactccacacacacacaccctaccactccacacacacacaccctaccactccacacacacaccctaccact is a window of Brachyhypopomus gauderio isolate BG-103 chromosome 14, BGAUD_0.2, whole genome shotgun sequence DNA encoding:
- the LOC143474448 gene encoding uncharacterized protein LOC143474448 isoform X1; translated protein: MRTLNRTEALPKRCSGNFMVTQTPPTVVIKAETSVQMSCCWDQIIDGPKVKWLKGTIELNLSDPRLQRENRTKSCTTLIITNTCKTDAGSYICEVTQDIPILRIVHGPGTNVKYQEENVLGRPDSDGVSSQTPPTKQGIELFPSDQVIITAIRCLPLLTLLIVVCYLNRFYRQLKLRAGKAKILKTEEGERGEEERDEPTGQEREQEERDEPTGQERGEEETDKLTEQKRGQGERDEPTEQKREQEERDEPTGQERGEEETDEPTGQKRGQEERDKLTEQKRGQEERDEPTGQERGEEEMDEPTGQKRGQEERDEPTGQERGEEETDEPTEQKRGQVERDEATGQERGQEERDKLTEQERGQEKRDEPRGQEERDEPTGQERGQEESDEPTGQERGEVEMDEPTRQERGQEEMEEPTGQKREQEERDEPTGQERGEEETDEPTEQKRGQVERDEPTEQKRGQEERDKPTGQKRGQEERDEPTGQEERDDTTEQKRGQVERDEPTEQKRGQEERDKPTGQKRGQEERDEPRGQKRGQEERDKLTEQERGQEERDEPRGQEERDEPTGQERGQEESDEPTGQERGEVEMDEPTRQERGQEEMEEPTGQKREQEERDEPTGQKRGMKMRAVQD
- the LOC143474448 gene encoding uncharacterized protein LOC143474448 isoform X3; translation: MFCFLTVLGRPDSDGVSSQTPPTKQGIELFPSDQVIITAIRCLPLLTLLIVVCYLNRFYRQLKLRAGKAKILKTEEGERGEEERDEPTGQEREQEERDEPTGQERGEEETDKLTEQKRGQGERDEPTEQKREQEERDEPTGQERGEEETDEPTGQKRGQEERDKLTEQKRGQEERDEPTGQERGEEEMDEPTGQKRGQEERDEPTGQERGEEETDEPTEQKRGQVERDEATGQERGQEERDKLTEQERGQEKRDEPRGQEERDEPTGQERGQEESDEPTGQERGEVEMDEPTRQERGQEEMEEPTGQKREQEERDEPTGQERGEEETDEPTEQKRGQVERDEPTEQKRGQEERDKPTGQKRGQEERDEPTGQEERDDTTEQKRGQVERDEPTEQKRGQEERDKPTGQKRGQEERDEPRGQKRGQEERDKLTEQERGQEERDEPRGQEERDEPTGQERGQEESDEPTGQERGEVEMDEPTRQERGQEEMEEPTGQKREQEERDEPTGQKRGMKMRAVQD
- the LOC143474448 gene encoding uncharacterized protein LOC143474448 isoform X2, with product MVTQTPPTVVIKAETSVQMSCCWDQIIDGPKVKWLKGTIELNLSDPRLQRENRTKSCTTLIITNTCKTDAGSYICEVTQDIPILRIVHGPGTNVKYQEENVLGRPDSDGVSSQTPPTKQGIELFPSDQVIITAIRCLPLLTLLIVVCYLNRFYRQLKLRAGKAKILKTEEGERGEEERDEPTGQEREQEERDEPTGQERGEEETDKLTEQKRGQGERDEPTEQKREQEERDEPTGQERGEEETDEPTGQKRGQEERDKLTEQKRGQEERDEPTGQERGEEEMDEPTGQKRGQEERDEPTGQERGEEETDEPTEQKRGQVERDEATGQERGQEERDKLTEQERGQEKRDEPRGQEERDEPTGQERGQEESDEPTGQERGEVEMDEPTRQERGQEEMEEPTGQKREQEERDEPTGQERGEEETDEPTEQKRGQVERDEPTEQKRGQEERDKPTGQKRGQEERDEPTGQEERDDTTEQKRGQVERDEPTEQKRGQEERDKPTGQKRGQEERDEPRGQKRGQEERDKLTEQERGQEERDEPRGQEERDEPTGQERGQEESDEPTGQERGEVEMDEPTRQERGQEEMEEPTGQKREQEERDEPTGQKRGMKMRAVQD